In a single window of the Hippoglossus hippoglossus isolate fHipHip1 chromosome 7, fHipHip1.pri, whole genome shotgun sequence genome:
- the nadka gene encoding NAD kinase isoform X2, producing MKLTLEPDHAAQRDSLCLSNHSDNKVWKWHIQDPASQRLTWNKPPKSVLVIKKIRDASLLQPFKELCIFLTEVKDMIVYVEKKVLDDPAISGDENFGAITKKFCTFREDLDDISNRVDFIICLGGDGTLLYASSLFQESVPPVMAFHLGSLGFLTPFKFDSYQSQVTQIIEGNAALVLRSRLKVKVLKENWEKKARVDEKGIILTNGDIESSRKAIQYQVLNEVVVDRGPSSYLSNVDLFLDGHLITTVQADGVIVSTPTGSTAYAVAAGASMIHPNVPAIMITPICPHSLSFRPIVVPAGVELKIMLSREARNTAWVSFDGRKRQEICHGDSITITTSCFPVPSICFRDPVNDWFESLAQCLHWNVRKKQNHLSSEDEEF from the exons ATGAAGCTGACACTGGAACCTGACCACGCTGCACAGAGAGACTCACTCTGCCTGT CGAACCACAGTGACAACAAAGTGTGGAAATG GCACATTCAGGACCCCGCCAGCCAGAGACTGACGTGGAACAAGCCACCAAAAAGTGTCCTTGTCATCAAGAAGATCCGAGATGCCAGTCTGCTTCAGCCTTTCAAAGAGCTCTGCATATTCCTCACAGAG gtgaAAGACATGATTGTTTACGTAGAAAAGAAAGTTCTGGATGACCCGGCCATTTCAGGAGATGAAAACTTTGGGGCCATTACCAAGAAATTCTGCACTTTTAGAGAGG ATCTTGACGACATCTCAAACCGTGTAGACTTCATCATCTGTCTTGGTGGAGATGGAACGTTGCTGTATGCATCTTCGCTTTTCCAG GAGAGCGTTCCACCAGTTATGGCCTTCCACCTGGGCTCCCTTGGCTTCCTGACACCTTTTAAATTCGACAGCTACCAGTCTCAGGTCACCCAAATTATTGAAG GAAACGCTGCCCTTGTCCTGCGAAGTCGCTTGAAAGTGAAGGTGCTTAAAGAGAACTGGGAAAAGAAGGCCAGAGTGGACGAAAAGGGCATCATCCTGACCAATGGGGACATTGAAAGTAGCCGCAAAGCCATTCAGTATCAG gtactaAACGAGGTGGTGGTGGACAGAGGACCTTCCTCCTATCTCTCCAATGTCGACCTCTTCCTGGACGGACACCTCATTACTACAGTGCAGGCAGATG gtgtgatAGTATCTACACCTACAGGAAGTACAGCGTATGCTGTGGCAGCCGGAGCCTCCATGATCCATCCCAATGTCCCAGCCATCATGATCACCCCCATCTGCCCCCACTCGCTCTCCTTCAGACCCATCGTGGTGCCGGCAGGGGTGGAACTCAAG ATCATGTTGTCTCGTGAGGCCAGAAACACAGCCTGGGTGTCATTTGATGGAAGGAAGAGACAAGAGATCTGCCATGGAGACAG TATTACCATCACCACTTCCTGCTTCCCTGTTCCCTCCATCTGTTTCCGGGACCCGGTCAACGACTGGTTCGAGAGCCTGGCACAGTGTTTACACTGGAACGTGAGGAAGAAGCAGAACCACCTCAGCTCGGAGGACGAGGAGTTCTGA
- the nadka gene encoding NAD kinase isoform X1 — translation MDSGEEVRVETPPYCCSTCDGGEVARRNLARRNRKARSLSTSSASSSSDHRRAQSLHGPSPVTTFGPKACMLQNPHTVMHIQDPASQRLTWNKPPKSVLVIKKIRDASLLQPFKELCIFLTEVKDMIVYVEKKVLDDPAISGDENFGAITKKFCTFREDLDDISNRVDFIICLGGDGTLLYASSLFQESVPPVMAFHLGSLGFLTPFKFDSYQSQVTQIIEGNAALVLRSRLKVKVLKENWEKKARVDEKGIILTNGDIESSRKAIQYQVLNEVVVDRGPSSYLSNVDLFLDGHLITTVQADGVIVSTPTGSTAYAVAAGASMIHPNVPAIMITPICPHSLSFRPIVVPAGVELKIMLSREARNTAWVSFDGRKRQEICHGDSITITTSCFPVPSICFRDPVNDWFESLAQCLHWNVRKKQNHLSSEDEEF, via the exons ATGGATAGTGGCGAGGAGGTGCGAGTGGAAACTCCTCCGtactgctgctccacctgtgATGGAGGGGAGGTCGCCCGCCGCAATCTGGCTCGACGCAACAGGAAGGCCCGCAGCCTGAGCACCTCGTcagccagcagctcctctgaccACAG GAGAGCTCAGTCACTTCATGGACCAAGCCCTGTGACTACGTTTGGCCCAAAGGCATGCATGCTCCAGAatccacacacagtcat GCACATTCAGGACCCCGCCAGCCAGAGACTGACGTGGAACAAGCCACCAAAAAGTGTCCTTGTCATCAAGAAGATCCGAGATGCCAGTCTGCTTCAGCCTTTCAAAGAGCTCTGCATATTCCTCACAGAG gtgaAAGACATGATTGTTTACGTAGAAAAGAAAGTTCTGGATGACCCGGCCATTTCAGGAGATGAAAACTTTGGGGCCATTACCAAGAAATTCTGCACTTTTAGAGAGG ATCTTGACGACATCTCAAACCGTGTAGACTTCATCATCTGTCTTGGTGGAGATGGAACGTTGCTGTATGCATCTTCGCTTTTCCAG GAGAGCGTTCCACCAGTTATGGCCTTCCACCTGGGCTCCCTTGGCTTCCTGACACCTTTTAAATTCGACAGCTACCAGTCTCAGGTCACCCAAATTATTGAAG GAAACGCTGCCCTTGTCCTGCGAAGTCGCTTGAAAGTGAAGGTGCTTAAAGAGAACTGGGAAAAGAAGGCCAGAGTGGACGAAAAGGGCATCATCCTGACCAATGGGGACATTGAAAGTAGCCGCAAAGCCATTCAGTATCAG gtactaAACGAGGTGGTGGTGGACAGAGGACCTTCCTCCTATCTCTCCAATGTCGACCTCTTCCTGGACGGACACCTCATTACTACAGTGCAGGCAGATG gtgtgatAGTATCTACACCTACAGGAAGTACAGCGTATGCTGTGGCAGCCGGAGCCTCCATGATCCATCCCAATGTCCCAGCCATCATGATCACCCCCATCTGCCCCCACTCGCTCTCCTTCAGACCCATCGTGGTGCCGGCAGGGGTGGAACTCAAG ATCATGTTGTCTCGTGAGGCCAGAAACACAGCCTGGGTGTCATTTGATGGAAGGAAGAGACAAGAGATCTGCCATGGAGACAG TATTACCATCACCACTTCCTGCTTCCCTGTTCCCTCCATCTGTTTCCGGGACCCGGTCAACGACTGGTTCGAGAGCCTGGCACAGTGTTTACACTGGAACGTGAGGAAGAAGCAGAACCACCTCAGCTCGGAGGACGAGGAGTTCTGA